ATTCTAGGAAGGGATCCAGCACGAGATCGCGCACATGATCCGGCCTTTCCATCCCTGTAACATCCAATTTCCATCTTCATCACACAGGAAATCTTTGTGATAACCCGCTGCAATCTTATGCTTAAGTTTCTTCATAATCTCTTGATTCAAGGGGAGTGGTTTGAAACCAGCTCTTACATGGCGTACTTGCCATTGCTTGTACGTCTCAGGTCTCTCCACCCTCTCTGCTCCCTCGCATGCAATGACATTTATTATTTCACGACCAGAAAAATCTTGTTCAAAATTTATTCTCTGTGGATTATCCCGAGGTAAGGTAGAGTCAAACATATCGAATAGAGCAGAATAATGGAAGAGAGCCTCCCTGAAACGTGTGACAAAGAATGGGGAACTATATGATCCATTAGATACGgcattaacaaaaatatttggtTTCAGATTCCTAATCAAGTTGAGAACCGCATCCCTTGGACTGTTGTCCACAACGGTTTCGTCAAGCAATCTACCGAACCGAAACAGACAGTTCACTGCAAGAACCTCTCCACTCACAATTTTTAAGTCTTCGATTTTGATTTCCTCCCAATTCTGTACTGCTTTGGCTTGGTACTCAAACGGCACTCCAAAACGTtcacaatattttttcaagcgGGACCCTGTCTCTTCTATTAGTTCTTCTGGTCTGAAACCTGGTTGTGGAAGCTCGATTCCGGTTATGCGCAGCTTCGGAGGTCCACCAGGTCTCTGTGACAGATGTTGGATGAGAATAGGCCATTGAAAACCGTAAAGAATGCCAAAATCTATTATATGCAGCGTATTTGTTTCTGATGCCATCGATCCAATCATCTTATTAGCTAAGATAATGCATGTTTTCTTGAATGGAGATGCTTCAAGATAAACCTGATAGGCTTTTAACTTCTCAGCGGCAGTAATCTTCTTGCGAGCAAGGGAGGCATACAGCTCCGTGCCAGTGCCTGCCAGGCGTGCCTCGAGACCAGAGGCACATACAGTAGCCAACCTTTGATACACATCGCCCGTATTAGAAGAGTGATTCTTGATCTGTTTTAGAAGCTCGTATGCTGTCCTACGATCATCAGAAGCCACAGATTGAGCACAGTTGATCAAAAGGGTCCTCAAATCAACTGTTTCCcgttttttctcatttttctttgCACGAGTTCTTCCGCCCGTCGATCCATTTGGCAGAAGAGCTTGTTGAATGGTTGTGTCCACCCGACTTGGCAAATTAGCATTGTCATCGCAACAAGCATCACGGAAAAGCAGAACTCTGTCGAACATGTCGTATAAATCAACATCTTCTTTGTAAGTAGCTGATTGTTTTCTGCTTCTCTCCACATTTTCAGAATCACTATCCTCTCGATCGTGATGCTTACGTCCCCTCGAACCATTACGAAACTGCTCAGTCTTGTCTTCTTCTACCTTCACCACAGCATCAAGTGAAATGATTTCTGTTTTTTGTGGTAACTCGTATTGCTCCAAATCAATGATCAACTGATTTTCAGCCGGTAGGAACTTACTAGCTTCTTCACATCCTCTCTTGAACTGCAAGATCGACTCGCTATCACTAATCATATTCGGAAATACACCAGTTTTTTCAGAAAGGTTCGCTTGAAAGTTCGCATTATCATTGAAACCGTCGATTGTAGAATGTGAGACCTGTGATCCAACTTGCATGGATGAACTTGATAACAAATCAAGAAGATAACTCTGTTCAAATGACAAATTATATTCACCGCGATCAACAATGCATTGAGGGTCAATggaaaaactaccacaattacTACTGCTTGTATTCTCACTAGAACTCCCGAAAAAGCTATCAGGGCTGTCCGAAGTTTGATCAACCACATTATCAAGCGGGTATTTCTGCCCAATAATTTCATACAGGTTTTTCTCAGTAGCTTGTAGAGCTAGAGGATCATGAAACATGCTCGGTTTTTCTTCCATGTTCTCTTCCATCAGTATTTGATCAAGGAACTTTAGGACCGGATCTGAATTTTGATCATCTGGAGACTCTGCCTCATAACTAGCAGTTGATGATGGAGCGAAGTTTAAAGAGTTCGGGCTTAATGGAAGGAAAGGAATATCCAGGACATCGAGGTCTAACGATTCATGTTTAAGCCAATTGAACGGGTGTGCAGATTGCTGGTCACTAGTGGATAAGAAATCTTCATCGTCGAATTTGAATCCATTTATAGGGTCGTTCAGTCCATTGAATTGGTATTCCATAAGTTCACAACAGAAATTCCTATGGCAAATAGAACATCATCCCTGAATGAGTCAAACTAAAATAACTTGTTTCACAGGACAAATAAAAGAGGAGGAAAATCAAACTGGTTATCAAGTGAAAATGAAATTCTCAAAATCTTTACCAAACTAAAATTCATATGGAACTCACTTTATCCATCCATCTCAAAGATAAGTATATTTAGGATTATTACAcggcaaaaaaaaaatcactttccACACCATCAACCCCCCGAGACAGTTTTTactctacaaaaaaaaaaaaaaaaaaatcaccaaaattcTTTAACGAAAACCCCACAAGCACACGAAGAAAATTACCTCGCACACTTTGCACACAATCCAACTTGACAAGAACCGTGAAATACATGTTTAAAACTCACATTTCCATTAACAAAAATCCTATTATTTCAGTCTTTTTGACAAAGAAGATAGCACAGGAGAATCAAATCACAAGGTATGATAATACAAAACCTAGACGAAAAGAAATTTAAAGAACACAGCTCACCAAATTTTCTGTGCTAACAGATTATGAACAAATATAATCTTAAAAAAAGTActtaaaaattatatcaaaagGTCAACAATGAAACCGAGACATACCCACAAAAAGGAGGAGGAATTGCAGTCTGTACCTTAGATTTCTTGATGAAATAAATGACTGTGGATAAAGTTAACAAATCTGGAGTAGGTGACTGAGCGATACTGACTGAGTTTATTTGGCAAAGTTCATAAAATAGGTGGTGAAAGTCTGTGTCAAAGGagaatgaataaataagaacCTAAGAAAAATGTTCACTTTCGCTCCAAGGTGAAAGTTGAAGCTTCCACGAAGGAGAATAGATTCACCCAACCACTCAGAGATCATTtgatttccatggtcaaatctTATCGTTATACCCTTTTTTCCCCAAGACATGGCGACTTTTCCATGTgatcatattatattatattttttaaataataatgtaaGATTATAGGGAAGGTTTTTCGTAAGACattctcacggatctttattcgtgagacggatcactcatatctatatttacaataaaaattaatatatttgacataaaaaataatactttttcgtgaATGATACATAGAGAATATCCGTTTCACAATTGATTTTTGTGAAGATTTATAAATGGTGTCCGTCTAGTGTTTCAAATTAAAGCTGTCCAACGGGGTGGGCTAACCAGTGGGCTAGTCGGGGTGCGATTCAGATAGGCTGGTTCGCAAAcaaattcataataataataataattaattgaatttgattatttattaaataaatatttataaaaaaatcttaataaAATTATCCATCCTTGATTTCACACTTTTAAAAgtaattagtaaaaaaaaactcacaactttcattacaaaaataataatatataatttttttaaaaaaattcaaccgacTATTGGCCTACCTAGTCCTGCCTTTAAATAGGTTGAACCTACTTAAATTTGTTGGAGGTTGGGCCAATCGGTTGAGCCTAACTCGAATTGTCAGCTCTAGTTTCAATTTATGTAGAAAATGGTACAAGTATATTAGTATATATCTTACTGGTTATTAAGTTTGAGCATAATAAAGTCAAAAGACTTGATGACATGAtctgttttttgttttgtttttttattcattattttaaaattgcagTTTAGTTTCTCatcaattttcataattatgatatgattatcatttaaatataatcaaatcaTATTGCGATttgtaataatttcaaattgcaGTATGGTTCATCATTACAATTAtgatattacctatattttaattataaaaaaatgtacCAACACGTAACGCATAACAAATATCACTAATGTGACTTAATCCTCCGTACCAGGATATTCGAATTCGAGAGATAATCATAATCTCCTTCCCCGAatatctattactattattaagaAGAGTGATGCTATATGTATATCCATATTTGTACatcaatttgtacaacacaaagaattcaatgcaaaaattcaatttgtcaaaatctcactatatattgaatgcaaaatctcgcgatataacaAGAAAATCTTGCGATATAATGGTTGTAAATATCGCTGTAACGATATATTGATTGTAACTTTAGCAAATAAGAATCTCTATGATAGAGACAAAAATGGTGTCTTGGTTTGTTTTTGACACTTCCAATTTTGCCCTtatataatatcaatattacattttttttaatttcaacaaataattttgtttttattttttttaattacaataattcaaatagcactttagcccctcgataatttgtcaaatttcactttattttcttgataattgtaaaaaaaactGTACAGACGTACTGCGTGTGCAAAGTAGCTACTAATTATAAAAAATGGTATAAATTTGCATCCATGTTCATCCCGGAATTTATGCCTACTTGTTAAATTTAAAGTAACAAATACACTGGAGTAGTTTATTATCTTGAAAAAAGAGTTGAtcgaggtttaaaaaaaaaataccaccaCAACAAATTACCTTTGAAAATATGAACCATAGTTCTTGTTGACCATGTGTCGAAACAATAAAATTCatagaaatattttgataaatttaaaaaaagtttcaaAATGCAAAAATTAATCGGAAATAATATGTAAGCAACAGACAAGAGGAAGATGGAATAGTAGTGAGCTGAAGATTTCATAATAATTTGATTTGACAACTTAAGCTAAAGTACCAAGTCAGATTCTGGCTGACTTGAAATTTCACGAAACgcatttattaaatttcttttaccATTTTTCCTCCCAATTTGAGCATTTATTTGCGTAATGTCCAAGTTTGTTATTATTAGATTCAATTAAGAAAAGCGTGTCTTGTTAACCAAGATTCATcaataataatcattttaaaaaaagattcatcaataattaattaaatattccaATTGCCATATGTTTTGCCGTCGAACCCATGTCATAATTagagtagtttttttttttttatatacaatttCAGTGATTTTTATTCACGAAACaggtaaataatatatatatttacaataaaaactaataatttttacgtaaaaaataatataatattcatctcacaaaatgaACATTTGATATCATCTCAGATAAGTTTTTGTGTAATAGTATTAGTCAAATCGACAAATTCCATGCACCAAATCATACTTAGGTTTGTTTATTGTCAATCTCTCTAGCTCAGACACATATTCAAGTCAGCTCATTTTATTaatgaatttattgattatgtaatttgaatttaaatagtGA
This window of the Primulina huaijiensis isolate GDHJ02 chromosome 3, ASM1229523v2, whole genome shotgun sequence genome carries:
- the LOC140973061 gene encoding scarecrow-like protein 14, whose amino-acid sequence is MEYQFNGLNDPINGFKFDDEDFLSTSDQQSAHPFNWLKHESLDLDVLDIPFLPLSPNSLNFAPSSTASYEAESPDDQNSDPVLKFLDQILMEENMEEKPSMFHDPLALQATEKNLYEIIGQKYPLDNVVDQTSDSPDSFFGSSSENTSSSNCGSFSIDPQCIVDRGEYNLSFEQSYLLDLLSSSSMQVGSQVSHSTIDGFNDNANFQANLSEKTGVFPNMISDSESILQFKRGCEEASKFLPAENQLIIDLEQYELPQKTEIISLDAVVKVEEDKTEQFRNGSRGRKHHDREDSDSENVERSRKQSATYKEDVDLYDMFDRVLLFRDACCDDNANLPSRVDTTIQQALLPNGSTGGRTRAKKNEKKRETVDLRTLLINCAQSVASDDRRTAYELLKQIKNHSSNTGDVYQRLATVCASGLEARLAGTGTELYASLARKKITAAEKLKAYQVYLEASPFKKTCIILANKMIGSMASETNTLHIIDFGILYGFQWPILIQHLSQRPGGPPKLRITGIELPQPGFRPEELIEETGSRLKKYCERFGVPFEYQAKAVQNWEEIKIEDLKIVSGEVLAVNCLFRFGRLLDETVVDNSPRDAVLNLIRNLKPNIFVNAVSNGSYSSPFFVTRFREALFHYSALFDMFDSTLPRDNPQRINFEQDFSGREIINVIACEGAERVERPETYKQWQVRHVRAGFKPLPLNQEIMKKLKHKIAAGYHKDFLCDEDGNWMLQGWKGRIMCAISCWIPS